The following coding sequences lie in one Spirosoma sp. KUDC1026 genomic window:
- a CDS encoding pyruvate dehydrogenase complex dihydrolipoamide acetyltransferase translates to MAELIRMPKMSDTMTEGVIAEWHKKVGDKVKSGDVLAEVETDKATMDLESYEEGTLLYIGVEKGASVPVDGVLAVVGEDGEDYKSLLDGGSQEAPKEEPKAASNGDAPAPSGDLKPGEVNTKLPDKDAVSAALPEDVNATMIRMPKMSDTMTEGTIVAWHKKEGDTVKSGDVLAEVETDKATMDLEAYEEGTLLYIGVKEGSSVAVDDVIAVIGEKNANFKVLLEGGSSSGGNGSSAPAPSSSGSETAEQNPQANLPANADSDLSYGGGEGENNADATSNGRVKASPLAKRIAEEKGINLGQVKGTGPEGRIVKSDVESFKPGTAAPAAKPAPQAAPAAAPQPAAEQKPAPAPSPAPQAQGEYEDIPVSQMRKTIARRLSESLFTAPHFYLTMEINMDKATELRGTVNAISPVKISFNDFVIKAVALALKQHPNVNSSWLGDKIRKYKYVNIGVAVAVDEGLLVPVVRNADQKTLSTISGEVKDLAGKAKDKKLQPKDWEGSTFSISNLGMFGIEEFTAIINPPDSCILAIGSIKQSVKFEDGVAKPTGVMKVTLSCDHRVVDGATGAAFLQTVKQLLEDPMRMLV, encoded by the coding sequence ATGGCTGAATTAATTCGAATGCCCAAGATGAGCGACACCATGACCGAAGGGGTCATTGCGGAGTGGCACAAAAAAGTGGGCGACAAAGTGAAATCCGGCGATGTACTGGCCGAGGTCGAAACCGACAAAGCAACGATGGATCTGGAGTCGTACGAAGAAGGTACGCTGCTCTATATCGGTGTTGAAAAAGGGGCATCCGTGCCCGTAGACGGCGTTCTGGCCGTTGTTGGTGAAGACGGTGAAGACTACAAATCGTTACTCGACGGAGGAAGCCAGGAAGCGCCGAAAGAAGAGCCAAAAGCGGCTTCGAACGGGGATGCTCCGGCGCCTAGCGGAGACCTGAAGCCCGGTGAAGTCAATACGAAACTGCCGGATAAAGATGCTGTTTCGGCAGCGCTACCTGAAGACGTCAACGCGACCATGATTCGGATGCCGAAGATGAGCGATACCATGACGGAGGGTACGATTGTCGCGTGGCACAAAAAAGAAGGTGATACCGTAAAATCAGGTGATGTTCTGGCCGAAGTTGAAACCGACAAGGCTACGATGGACCTGGAAGCGTACGAAGAAGGTACGCTGCTGTACATTGGTGTAAAAGAAGGTTCGTCGGTAGCCGTTGATGATGTCATCGCCGTCATCGGTGAGAAAAACGCTAACTTCAAAGTCCTGCTCGAAGGGGGTAGCAGCAGCGGTGGTAACGGCAGCTCAGCACCTGCTCCATCATCGAGTGGTAGCGAAACGGCCGAACAGAACCCACAGGCTAATCTACCCGCTAATGCGGACAGCGATCTGTCGTACGGTGGTGGTGAAGGCGAAAACAACGCCGATGCTACGTCGAACGGTCGGGTAAAAGCGTCTCCGCTGGCAAAACGCATTGCTGAAGAGAAAGGCATCAACCTGGGCCAGGTAAAAGGTACGGGTCCTGAAGGACGTATCGTGAAGAGCGACGTTGAGTCGTTCAAACCGGGTACGGCTGCTCCTGCGGCCAAACCAGCTCCCCAAGCTGCTCCTGCCGCAGCACCCCAGCCTGCCGCTGAACAGAAACCTGCTCCCGCCCCAAGCCCAGCACCCCAGGCCCAGGGCGAGTACGAAGATATTCCGGTTTCACAGATGCGCAAAACCATCGCGCGTCGCCTGAGCGAAAGTCTGTTTACGGCTCCGCACTTCTACCTGACCATGGAAATTAACATGGATAAAGCAACGGAACTGCGTGGTACGGTTAATGCTATCAGCCCGGTTAAGATCTCGTTCAACGATTTCGTGATCAAGGCCGTTGCGCTGGCGCTGAAACAGCACCCGAACGTAAACTCGTCGTGGTTAGGCGACAAGATTCGGAAATACAAGTACGTCAATATTGGCGTAGCAGTAGCCGTCGACGAAGGTCTGCTGGTGCCTGTTGTTCGGAATGCCGATCAGAAAACGCTGTCGACTATTTCGGGCGAAGTGAAAGATCTGGCTGGCAAAGCGAAAGACAAAAAACTGCAACCGAAGGATTGGGAAGGCAGTACGTTCTCAATCTCGAACCTGGGTATGTTCGGTATTGAAGAATTTACCGCTATCATCAACCCACCTGATTCCTGCATTCTGGCCATCGGTTCGATCAAGCAATCCGTGAAATTCGAAGACGGTGTCGCCAAACCAACGGGCGTTATGAAAGTAACCCTCTCCTGCGACCACCGCGTGGTTGACGGAGCAACGGGAGCTGCTTTCTTGCAAACGGTGAAGCAACTGCTCGAAGATCCAATGCGGATG